CATGGGTAATACGGATATCACATTCATTGATCTGGAGACAGTGGGGAAGCAGGAGGAGGATTCTCTTAGCCCTTGGTTTCTCCATCCTCACGAGTCTGTTATTGAGATCGATGATAAACCCCTGGAGGCCCTCCTTGTTCTTCTTCGAAAAGGCGCCGACGAGCATGAGCACCGGATGGAGTATCTTCAGGGTCACCCCTCTCATCAACCTGTGGATCATCGGAGGGCGATCCCCTGTGCAAGTCTTCTCCCCTGAAGGAATGCCGATGTTGGCATCGGTTTTTTTCCCGATGGCAGGAGTTCTATCACGGAGAGCAGACCGCTGCCGGTACCGATGATGAGCTCGTTTTTGCCCAGCTTCTCGATTACTCCCGGGAGGCCCGTCCCGTGCATTGGGCGTGCCTTCAGAATCTTGAGCGTTTCATCGCCGATGTGGCAATAAGCCCCGGGCCACGGGTTCATGCCGCGGATGAAGTCCGAAATCTCCGCCGCACTCTTGGACCAGTCTATGAGACCATCTTCCTTTCTTAATGTCGGTGCATAGCCTGCTTCGCCGGACTGAGGACGCGGCGAGAGAGAGCCGTTTCTCAGTCCCTCGATAGTTTCCCGCAGGAGCGACGCTCCTATTTCGGACAGTTTCCGGCTGAGACTCCCCGTTGTATCCTCAGCATCGATGTCCAGCTCTTCTTGGAGAAGGATAGGGCCGGTGTCGAGACCTTCATTCATGAGCATCGTGGTGATCCCTGTTTTTTCTTCTCCTTTCATGATCGCCCACGCGACAGGGGCGGCTCCGCGATACTTCGGCAGGAGAGACGCGTGAACATTTACGCAACCATACCTGGGTATCTCGAGCAGTGACTTGGGGAGGAGTTTTCCGTAGGCGATCACAACGATGAAGTCAGGCTGCAAAGATAATATCTCTTCGGAGATCTCGGTATCTTTCAGCTGAGAAGGCTGGAGTACCCGTAAACCGGCCTTCAGGGCTGCTTCTTTTACCGGAGGAGTCGAG
This genomic interval from Thermodesulfovibrionales bacterium contains the following:
- the fmt gene encoding methionyl-tRNA formyltransferase translates to MSIVFFGTPDFAVPSLTVLIDSGEEISLVVTQTDKVKGRGHRLSTPPVKEAALKAGLRVLQPSQLKDTEISEEILSLQPDFIVVIAYGKLLPKSLLEIPRYGCVNVHASLLPKYRGAAPVAWAIMKGEEKTGITTMLMNEGLDTGPILLQEELDIDAEDTTGSLSRKLSEIGASLLRETIEGLRNGSLSPRPQSGEAGYAPTLRKEDGLIDWSKSAAEISDFIRGMNPWPGAYCHIGDETLKILKARPMHGTGLPGVIEKLGKNELIIGTGSGLLSVIELLPSGKKPMPTSAFLQGRRLAQGIALR